The nucleotide window TAActtcaagaagagatttttaaaactcaaactaaaacaTTCATGATGTATAATTGACAGCAGGATaatattgaatcacttttacaaacgttagggatacaaataggacgatttaaacattagaaacacaaataaaatttaccccaaacgttggggacaaaaacgatacttactctttatttattcattatgaatattgatattaataaataataattattaattcaattatatatatatatatgtatgtatgtatataataataatacaaaaaaattgaataaaaaacctCAAGGATATAAACTTtgactaaataaatttattaatttataatgcTACAGtagtgttttgtttttttattaaattgatttaatatatatttttatcttgtaTTTTTAGATATAGATTAGAGTTTAATGTTAATGTATTAACGGTGTCAATTATTCAATTATGTATGTTCTTTTAAAAGATCATTCACACAatcaatataaaagataaattttttgtgaCATGACATTACATAATCAGATATATgtgtaaatttattttacactaataatatatcaaaatttaattctaaaaattaaaatatatatatatatatataataaaggagtataaaagaatctataatttttgataaaaaaaaattatggtatTTTTAAAATGTGCCCTTATAGTATAGGTTagcaaaatctttaaaatattttgacacAATTTAAtacgtattttttttaatgtggggcaaatacaattttttaaggggcacatatatatatttgtacatATACTTTCATATGTTTTTTTAGAATGTTAATAGGGGCACTTGTCCTTGTAACCTACAAGGTAGACCCGTTCGTGGATGTGACTATCCTATGCCATATTAAAGTGTGCAACGATTAGCTTAGCTGGCAAGATTACAATTTAGACTCAATTTGatccttctttttctatttaacacTAACATTCTTTGGTCCCTCTCGAATCTTGTGAACGTTACCCATTTCTATATCAatgattaatattatatttaattctcTAATCTCAACCAGCCACCTTTGTCTCTAGTTTTTTCTACCTTACAAATATTTGACAAACCAccttttagtattattttatcattaagcAGTGCTAATTTTCATAATTAGCATCAAGCATACACAACACAATTATTAGccatcaaacaaaaaatataataattagcaGAGATGCATCTCCATGTATTTTTTGTCATCACCATCACCaatcctaccactaaaaagagTTGGTGTCTCCGCCAAATTTCTCTACTATTATTATCGTTGGGAGTAAAATCAAAGACTCATTGAAGTGACACAcagtttttgaaagattttaagAATAGAATTCACCCAAGTTCTGTGATTCCCGGCTCCTGCTTAAGTTCATGGGACTTCATCTCGACCCGTGCGATAATCTCTTCACTCAGAAATTCACATGCGGCTTCAAGTGCAACTCCAACATTTCCAAATTCAGCTGAGTTACCAAACTCGCTCTTGACTAGGTCGGCTACTCCAACTTGGAATCTTCTTCCCTACCTCCAAGCTCTGAATCTCTCTAACAACTTTTTCTTTGGCAACATTCCCAACTCCCTATCCAACTTGACTCGCTTGTACCGACTCACCTTCTTTGGTAACTCCTTCTCTGACGCCATACTACCCTCCTCCATTGGCTCACTCTTCACTCTCGAAGAGCTTCGCTTCAATCACAACCACTTCATCGAAGCTATCCATCCACCTTCAACGGCCTCAAGAACTTGAAGAGGTTGGAGCTTCAATCCAACAAACTCCAGGGTTCAGTTCCCAAATACTTGGGTCTCCTAAACTGCCTTAATTACTTCGACGCTAGTGACAATTTTCTAATCAAAGAATTTTCAACCTGGTTGTCAGCTTTTTTGGTTCGTATTTCGATGAGGAACAATAAGTTGAGTAGAGTACTAAAACTAGTAGTGTTGAAAAATCGACCAATTGGATTTGACTTCGAATAAGCTGAGTGGGACAATTTTTTTCGCTCTTTTCGAGCTTCCATCGTTGCAGCAATTAACGTTATTTTTTAACGagtttttttaatagaaaaaaattttgcagGATTTGAAAAGAGTGGATTGATCGCGATAGATATAAGCAACAACAAACTTAGGGGTACTTTGCTATGGTTTATGGTGTGGATGCCTCAACTTTTGGCATTGTCATGAGAGAACAATATGTTAGGTGGCATGATACCAATGGAGTATTAATCATTGAtacgaagaagaaaaagaaaaagcatcacaagaaaaagaggaggaggaggaggactaGCCGTTGCACACTCCAAACGTGGCACGACGTTAGTACTGAACAATTGAGTCACTACCAGAAAGATGCCCAAAAATCATTATAGTTTTCGAAGCTCAATTTGAGGGACTACTATAATGACATTGTAATCTCAAAGACTAAATTAGATAATCTCATGAATTTCAAGAACTATTATAAAAGTTTACTCatataaaatcatattttaattttaaaagaaactcTTGTATGATgtgatatattaaaaatataattatttacctattttttattaatttaagctaaaacctaaaaaaaaaacaaaatactaaaaatatatactaatcttaatttcttaattgatatcatttttttggataaatcttaattaacatattaaaataatattcttaaaataatattaacctATATATGCACATACACACTAACACACACAGAATATATCTTATGAGAatgaaaagatatatttatcgttattaaatttatttaaatgggcaaaaaatatatataagccAAGGATAGACAGATATTATGTGAATGCGCCAAGTTGAAAAATGattcatcaatcaaccaaagcACTTCTCTATACAATTCGAATTGCATTTGTATATAAATTGAACCGAATCAGCTCGAATTACTCagcaaaattcacaataattCGAATCAGGTTGGTTCAAACTCAAAACATACATAATTCGAACTAGATGAGTTCGAATTATATAGTGTAAGATTTCCaaagtaattcgaaccaagttgGTTCGAATTAGTAATTAATAATTCGTAgcagcttggttcgaattagtTAGGACCAGACATGTATATATATGGTGTGAACGTAAGTTACTCTCATTAGAGGGGTGAGATGACTACTGAGGAGAGTTTCGTAGTGTTGGTTCACCACAGAGGATCCATTAAGAGGAAAACTCGTTCcggtgtgaagttcactgataaGGATCCTCTGTGTATGATCGTCAGGCCTACGACGAGGTATGAGGACCTTGTTAGCTCTGTACTGCTGAAACTTGGTCTAGAAGGTGTGAAATGGGTTAAGAAGTTTTCTATCGCATTCCAATCACGATGCTCCAGGAAACCGTTAAGTATGATTGTTTCACGATCGGGAGTGATGAGGACTTGCAGGTCATGTTTCATTATCGCCGGCAGTTTCCAGAGGTGAGAACACCAGAACTGTTGGCAAAGTTGGTTGACGTGGTATCCAGCTCGGGGGTTCGAACCGGCATAGCACCACTTTCGCCACGGTAGCCGGTTCTAGCTCCCGACCTGCCGTTGCTTCTTCCTCCGTCCCTGCGTACGAGCCACCCGTCCAACCTGTTGCCTCCCCTTCGTTCGCTGTTGATCTCAACGGCAGTGTAGGCGACGAGGTCGAAACAGGAGAATTTCTACAAACCTCTTTACAGTGTGCTGCACCGGCTGGGGTTGGAGATGGATTTTTGGATGACCCAGATGACGATGATGTCGAGCCGGATATGATTGCTGATGACAGTGGCAATGATGTCGGAGCAAGTGAGCCTGCTGGGGCGGGCAGTGGTTCTAGCTCTGGCACACAGCAGTACCCTCCACATTTTTTCTCTTTGGACTTGGATGCCATGAGGCAGGAGGGGGTTCCTGGGCAGCCGGCTGGATTTGGCTCTAGAGATGGTGAAGGGTCTGCAGGTCTGAAAGAGTTTCAGGTTGGTCAGCAATTTCAGGATAAAGATGAGGCCCTGTTAAGTGTGAAGACTTACAGCATCCGTCGAGGGGTACAGTACAAGGTCGTGGAGTCTGACTATCGCCGGTATGTGGACAAGTGTTCTGAGTTCGGGAATGGGTGCACCTGGTTGATTCGCCTGAGTCTCCGATAGCGCAAGGGCCTTTGAGAAGTCAAACACTACAACGGACCGCATACGTGTCTcgccacctccatctccagcAACCACAGGAGTTTGGATTACCATGTGATATCGGCGTTCATTATGCCAATAGTTAGGGCTGATGCATCCGTCAGCATCAAGGTACTCCTAAATGCCACCGCCGCACACTTTGGGTTTAGGCCGACGTATAGGAGGATCTAGTTGGCCAAGCAGAAGGTTGTTGCCCTCATCTATGGTGACTGGGATGAGTCGTACAACGAGCTCCCAAGGTGGGTGTTAGGAGTCCAGTTGACGATGCCTGGTACTGTTGCAGTCCTTAGGACGAGTCCTGTTCGTGTTGGTGCACAGCTGGACGAGTCTCAAACTTATTTTCACATACTATTCTGGACGTTTCCACCGTGGATCGAGGCATTCCGTCATTGCAAGCTCCTAGTTAGTATTGATGACACCCATCTCTATGGCAAGTATGGGGAAACGTTGCTTGTCGCAATTGCACAGGACGGGAACTCCAACATACTCCCTGTGGCATTCGCATTAGTCAAGGGTGAGAATGCTGAGTCGTGGGCCTTCTTTCTCTCCCACCTGTGTGAGCATGTGACACCGCAGTCGGGTCTACTGGTTATATCGGACAGGCATAACGGCATCAAGACCGCGCTTGAGGCTCCTGACGGAGGATGGTTACCTCCGTCTACATACTGGGCATTCTGCATTCGACATGTAGCGGCAAATTTTGCCCTAACCTTCAAGGGCAAAGACGCAAGGAGGCTACTTGTGAATGCAGCGTACGCTAAGACCGAGGTCGAGTTCCATTACTGGTTTGATATTCTGATGTCTGAAGACCCGGCGATGTGTGAATGGGCGAACCGAATTGAGTATTCATTGTGGACACAGCATTGTGATGAGGGGCGTAGATTCGGACACATGACGATGAATATCTCTGAGTGTGTGAACTCAATCCTTAAGGGTGTCAGAAACCTTCCTGTGTGCTCGCTTGTGAAGGCAACATACGGAAGGTTGGCCAAATTATTTGTTCGCAAAGGGAGAGAGGCTGAGGCGCAGTAGGAAACCGGACAACAATTTAGTCAGCACTTGGTGAAGTGTATAGAGGCCAACTTGAAGACGGCTAGGTGCTTCACGGTGACTTTGTATGACAGAGAGAACTCCGAGTTCACCATCGCAAAGACGACTCATACTGGTTCTTTCTCACTGGGTAGCTACAGAGTCTCAGACATGTAACTGCGGTTACTTCCAGACACTTCATTTCCCGTGTCCCCACGCACTAGCATGCTGTGCCTACTCACGGTTTACATGGGAGCCTTACGTCCACCAGGTGTATCGTCTTAGTTCGGTCTTTAGTGTGTATCGGATGGGTTTCACACCTCCCATTCCggaggatttagatgtagtttttagagagaggggttttctcctctctcttaggatttaggattaggatttctattaggattaggattgtttcttcataccaggttcaataatttatgtttctcttctatttttgtttattttgaagcttttatttattaatgatttatgttgccaaattggcttatgaaccattcatgttatgattttcttaactaATACACAttaaggtatttcagacttatatgttatggatgctttagctttatccaaattattttcattcgagtagattttcttcccttttggctttggttgattaattggtaactcttgagttatcaaactcattgttgactgaaaattagaattcttcaagaattaattcgagtttcaataactctagcctttcctaatgaaagactaggacctgaggaatcaaaattaattcattcacttgacttaccttcatagttagaggttgacttagtgggagaaaaatctaattctcatcacaatcgATAAGGATAAccgggataggacttccagttctcataccttgccaagagctttattagttattattttaacgacttgttattttacattacttgttcaacccttttgaaaacccaaaaaatatactttttcataaccaataataagaacatacctccctgaaattccttgagaagacgacccgagatttgaatacttcggttatcaatttatttagggatttgttacttgtgacaaccaaaacgtttctaagaaaggacttttgttggtttagaaactatacttgtaacggaaatttattctaaattttagacCACACAAAAGTTTTCTCTTCACACGCCATTCCTTGGAGTGGCACGCCAGCTTCCTGTATTTTCTTAAAAGTACTTAGAAACATATTAGCAATAGAAAATACTTCAAATCAATCAATTTAGATGAAAAAAAACTGTAATTTGCTTAATGAAAATGTAAAAAGAATGCaagaaaaactactaaaaatacaaacacatCAACCGTCTAGGGCGCTGCCTCAGCAGTCCCACCAGCGGGACGACGACGACGATGATGACGACTATCAAGATCTTTAGTGACTAGGGTTTTCTTTATACACTGTTTGATTGTATCATATTCTCtgttatttgactttttattttatttatacacTTGATAACTTAACATTTTGACTTCTATTATTTAGAATTCGGCTACTAATTGTgcaaaaattgaattgaaataaaaaatttagaatttgaccactaattttgtcaaaaaatctaaaaacaaaaagaacttATTGTCGGATTGACCGGGAAAAAATCCGACGGTAATCATGCGGGAACAAAATAGTTTGGCGCCAAAGTTACTATAAAAAAAAACCGCCAGTAATTAACGTTAGATATTCGTagcttaaaaaataattctgaCGCTAAATCCACTGCAAGTTAACGGCGAGCAACAAAATCCAATAATAAACAGTTATCGATGAGATTTATATTATCAGATTGGATCCCACAATAAATTTATTACTGacgaattatttttattttttcaccaATAAATTCAATGAtactcaacatttttttttataatgtcaCCAGAATTTGAATTTCCCAAACCAcaaattaaactctaaattttCTATTCCCATCCACACAAAATCGAGGCTCTAATTTATTCATCAACAGAATTTAAATTCACCAAGCCACAAATTAAACCTTAAATTTTCTATCCCCATTAAATCTGAGCATTcgatttatattttgtaattttaaaaataaatcatcgttatatctataaaaaaaacaCCCAATTAATCCATAACCATAATAATACATACTGAGAATTCATTACCAAAAAAATTAGCCTTATAATTGATCATAGTGATCTGATAAGCTGCTCGAATAATATAGTGATCTTTATGGCCTTGTCCGATCTTTTCTAAGATTTACTTTATTCAAAAGCGTCAATAGTCATAATTTGTTCTCCATGTGTTATCGCAACAGTATTAATTATTATCTTAGCAAATGGATATGGTGTGTGTGAACATATGACATATGGATGGAGAAAAAGCAACGCTCAgttcaattattaaaatattaatatataccgtaccaaattttttaatggatacttttaattttcttctaaATTCTAATAGCTAGTATATAGCAATGGAAGACATAAAGACAAATGAAGGAAGAATTCCATCAACTAACCAACATTCAACCAGCTAACTAACAGTCATTTTAtcgttaattaataattatttaaattatattttttaaaaaatataaaatcaataaatattaattgcagttatttaaaattaactaattaaaaattatttacctATATTTTTTCATGAAGAAAACCTAACCAAGCTAAGTCAACCAATTAAATTGTACTGCATGCAAATTATACTCATTATGTGACCAAGCCTGTCTTGCATGTCCAAGGTATGTGTACTCAACATTCATGTTTGTACATTTCcatttatttctatatataaataacaGCTAATTAAGTAAACGATTTTGtgaataataaattttcatgtataattgaatattaatatattatttgaacTATTAAGTGTTATCTATAATTGGGAATGGAATTAATTAGAACCCTTCGGGAGAATCTTCTAATAAACCTGATTCAAAGAAATGAGGGCccggaaaagaaaaaaggagaatACATGCATGGAACATGCGCAAATACGCGGTGGTCGGAACACTTTGTATTCATGTATGGAAATTAGTTTAACTTTATAGCTGACTTTGGTGTCTCATAATGTCTAACCTAAATTTTTTGTCGGTCCCTTTGGCTTAAATTGTCAGTGTAGTCACATTCGTATTcaatttgcaatttttttttacgacaatacttaaaaaaaaaaacatttacaacttattttatttagcattcatcagttctaactattttttattaattcttttttattaccaaacatttcttctatttttcttatttggGTCCAATTAGGAGTATTTGACATTTGCTCATACATATGCTCCTGGTCTTTATTGTTATTACGAATCTTATACATGTTCCTTCATTttctttatattattttctatccaaacGACCCAAATGCTAATAATAAACTAGTTTAAGGTTAGGTTAGCTTATTTGATTTAATGAAAAAACACGTGAGTAACAAATCTATTTGTTAATATACATTTTGTACAACTAAAATATATAACGAAATTTTGGGGCCaaggattttttttgtttgtttttatttgcatTCATTAAGAGAAAATACTCAGTTTGGTCTCCACAGttgtatttaaatttcaatttagtccttgaaatttcaattacttcaatttagtccctaaacttttcaaattttaatcacGTTAGTCTCTGCGATGGTTTCCGTCATAGAGTCAATTGAAAAGTTTAGGGACTAAATTGAGGCAAGTGAAATTTCAAAGGCTAAATTGAGACTTGAGTGTAACTTCACAGACCAAACTGAGTATTTTCTCTTTCATTAAATACGGCTAGAATAAAtgcataatattaaatataataactaTGTATTATGCATATTACATATTTGAAACTAtagatttcaaatttaataaaataactttagATTATTGTCTCTTTAGCATTATTCATAGATAGTACAAGTCattcttattatttataaattaaattattttttctttctttcacattatttttttctctctcaacaAGCTATACCCTGAAGTACGCAAGCGTAACCTGGTTTCACGTTCACACAAGTAGCACCACATTCTAAGCTCCTAAGAAAACCAACAATGAAGGAAGTTTCTTAGCTCTAATTGATAATTGGATATGACacagacacacacacacacacagctACAGAAATGCAAGGAAGAAAAACAAACTTGACCTTTTCTTGGTCTCTTCAATCAGGAGGAAATTCACTCCATCTCCAATAGTATTCTAGATTATCATTGTTACGGTCGGTGGAACCAGGGTCAACCTTAGCCTCATGTACCATATATAGTGCTATAACAATTTGTCTTCCTCTTATTATTTGCAAAACTGTCACTATTGTATTATTTCGGCCAAATGGCGATGTTTCAGCATGTGGAGTATTTGGTTTCTTTGTAATAATATGGCTCCACATAAACTAGATTAGGTGACCAGAAAtctagaatgaaaaaaaaaaaggaaaaaaaagagaaaagatagattCGCACTGAAGAATTTATTAATGAACGAAATCCTGGTAGCGATATCACGCTTTTGCATCATTGAGTAGCCACattaatcaataa belongs to Arachis duranensis cultivar V14167 chromosome 8, aradu.V14167.gnm2.J7QH, whole genome shotgun sequence and includes:
- the LOC107460193 gene encoding uncharacterized protein LOC107460193; the protein is MTTEESFVVLVHHRGSIKRKTRSGVKFTDKDPLCMIVRPTTRYEDLVSSVLLKLGLEGVKWETVKYDCFTIGSDEDLQVMFHYRRQFPELGGSNRHSTTFATVAGSSSRPAVASSSVPAYEPPVQPVASPSFAVDLNGSVGDEVETGEFLQTSLQCAAPAGVGDGFLDDPDDDDVEPDMIADDSGNDVGASEPAGAGSGSSSGTQQYPPHFFSLDLDAMRQEGVPGQPAGFGSRDGEGSAGLKEFQVGQQFQDKDEALLSVKTYSIRRGVQYKVVESDYRRYVDKCSEFGNGCTWLIRLSLR
- the LOC107460194 gene encoding uncharacterized protein LOC107460194, encoding MPGTVAVLRTSPVRVGAQLDESQTYFHILFWTFPPWIEAFRHCKLLVSIDDTHLYGKYGETLLVAIAQDGNSNILPVAFALVKGENAESWAFFLSHLCEHVTPQSGLLVISDRHNGIKTALEAPDGGWLPPSTYWAFCIRHVAANFALTFKGKDARRLLVNAAYAKTEVEFHYWFDILMSEDPAMCEWANRIEYSLWTQHCDEGRRFGHMTMNISECVNSILKGVRNLPVCSLVKATYGRLAKLFVRKGREAEAQ